In one window of Deltaproteobacteria bacterium DNA:
- a CDS encoding zinc ribbon domain-containing protein, whose amino-acid sequence MPIYEYRCHKCGKTTEIVQKFSDQPLSRCPSCSGKVSKIISNCSFQLKGSGWYVTDYKKKDSGWKDNAPESKKSETTETPKSDTPSSKSEEKKS is encoded by the coding sequence ATGCCCATTTACGAATATAGATGCCATAAGTGCGGGAAAACAACGGAAATCGTGCAAAAATTCTCGGACCAGCCCTTGAGCCGCTGTCCTTCTTGTTCCGGAAAGGTTTCCAAGATTATCTCCAACTGCAGCTTTCAGCTTAAAGGAAGTGGTTGGTACGTAACCGATTATAAGAAGAAGGATTCAGGCTGGAAAGATAACGCCCCAGAATCTAAGAAGAGCGAGACGACCGAGACGCCCAAGAGCGATACACCTTCGAGCAAATCAGAAGAGAAGAAGTCCTAA
- the truB gene encoding tRNA pseudouridine(55) synthase TruB produces the protein MNGVLIIDKPKGWTSHDVVARVRKVLIIKKAGHGGTLDPLATGVLPVYLNEGTKLVPFNLEGTKDYLATMKLGQETDTLDADGKVVGEKQGVSCTRKEIEEVLERFRGPIRQTPPLFSAIKQGGLPLYKRARAGQTPSLLERETMIHTLILKDVSLPLVTLEVTCGRGTYIRSLCADLGRALGCGAHLVELRRYRSGKFHLDQALSMEDFTRLAEQERVQERILPLKDGVEFAGFITVEERTAEMIRQGRPLRLNDLPEGDWGWLQEGRRVGLLHGPDNLLAIAESMVQEGMGLPKDLPVLRILRVFHN, from the coding sequence TTGAACGGTGTATTGATCATCGACAAACCGAAAGGCTGGACTTCCCACGACGTGGTGGCCCGGGTGCGTAAAGTGCTCATAATTAAGAAGGCCGGACACGGAGGAACTCTTGACCCACTGGCCACGGGTGTTTTACCGGTTTACTTGAATGAAGGGACCAAACTCGTTCCCTTCAACCTGGAGGGCACGAAAGATTACCTAGCCACCATGAAATTGGGTCAGGAAACCGATACGCTCGACGCCGACGGAAAAGTAGTTGGCGAAAAGCAAGGAGTTTCCTGCACGCGGAAAGAGATCGAGGAAGTCCTGGAACGGTTCCGGGGGCCCATCCGGCAAACTCCCCCGCTCTTTTCGGCAATCAAACAGGGTGGCCTTCCCCTCTACAAACGGGCCCGAGCTGGACAGACGCCCAGTTTGCTGGAAAGGGAAACTATGATCCATACCCTGATCCTGAAAGACGTTTCTCTTCCCTTGGTCACCCTTGAAGTCACTTGTGGCCGGGGGACTTATATCCGCAGCCTATGTGCCGACCTGGGCCGGGCTTTGGGCTGCGGGGCTCACTTAGTGGAACTGAGACGGTACCGATCGGGAAAGTTCCACCTCGATCAAGCCCTGAGTATGGAGGATTTTACCCGGTTGGCTGAACAGGAAAGGGTACAAGAGCGGATCCTTCCTTTAAAGGATGGTGTGGAATTCGCAGGATTCATTACAGTGGAAGAACGAACCGCCGAGATGATCCGGCAGGGGCGACCCCTCCGCCTCAACGACCTTCCGGAGGGCGATTGGGGCTGGCTACAGGAGGGAAGGAGGGTAGGTCTCTTGCATGGCCCGGACAATCTATTGGCCATTGCTGAATCCATGGTGCAGGAAGGGATGGGCCTACCCAAGGATCTGCCGGTTCTGCGTATTCTACGGGTTTTCCACAATTAA
- the rbfA gene encoding 30S ribosome-binding factor RbfA, giving the protein MLYKRADRVGDLIQEVISEMLLRDLNDPRLESVTITEVKITDDLKLATVFFSAMGSHPKEEESLHGLQSAMGYIKKRLGRELRLRYIPDLSFKVDHSFDYGSKIDRLIQTIKEEKDRNLTEDR; this is encoded by the coding sequence ATGCTCTATAAGCGCGCCGATCGCGTCGGGGATTTGATCCAGGAAGTGATCAGCGAGATGCTTCTCAGAGACTTGAATGACCCGCGCTTAGAATCCGTAACCATCACCGAGGTGAAAATAACCGACGACCTAAAACTGGCCACGGTCTTTTTCTCCGCCATGGGGAGTCACCCCAAGGAAGAAGAATCCCTCCATGGGTTACAAAGCGCCATGGGATATATCAAGAAAAGGTTGGGGAGGGAGCTGAGGCTGCGATACATTCCGGACTTATCATTTAAGGTGGACCATTCATTTGATTACGGGAGCAAGATTGACCGCCTCATCCAGACTATCAAAGAAGAAAAGGACCGAAACCTTACAGAGGATCGCTGA
- a CDS encoding bifunctional oligoribonuclease/PAP phosphatase NrnA: MTASSRLSKKKRTETLQRIAEEARSGQRFLISSHENPEGDALGSILALGLALKGLGKEVLVLNQDPTPAMLSFLPGAEEITHQAPADGRFDVAFALDCGDKTRLGEEFTKVQKIRKVINIDHHISNSYFGDINFVDPAASSTAEIIFDLLRIIPVAMSPAVAENIYAGILTDTGSFRYSNTSPKTFTVARMCLLAGVEPWKVAEKVYETQPLPRLRLLPLVLKTLEVAENGRVSSVFVTKKMMEETEASVALTEDFINFPRSLKGVDVALFFREVSPVKYRVSLRSRGGVDVARIAADFQGGGHPNAAGCTVEGTLPEVKAKVLERVQAAL; the protein is encoded by the coding sequence TTGACCGCCTCATCCAGACTATCAAAGAAGAAAAGGACCGAAACCTTACAGAGGATCGCTGAAGAAGCCAGAAGCGGCCAGCGTTTCTTAATCTCTTCGCACGAAAACCCCGAAGGGGATGCCCTGGGGTCAATTCTGGCACTGGGTTTGGCCTTAAAGGGCTTGGGAAAAGAAGTGCTGGTTTTAAACCAGGATCCCACTCCCGCGATGCTTTCTTTTCTTCCGGGGGCGGAGGAAATCACTCATCAGGCTCCGGCCGATGGAAGGTTTGATGTGGCCTTCGCCCTGGATTGCGGCGACAAGACTCGGCTGGGAGAAGAATTCACCAAGGTGCAGAAGATCCGTAAAGTTATCAACATCGATCACCACATAAGCAACAGCTATTTCGGGGACATCAACTTCGTAGACCCTGCCGCCAGTTCTACGGCCGAGATTATCTTCGACCTACTCCGGATCATACCGGTGGCCATGAGCCCTGCGGTGGCTGAGAATATTTATGCTGGAATTCTCACCGACACTGGTTCTTTCCGTTACTCCAACACCTCGCCGAAGACCTTCACCGTTGCCAGGATGTGCCTCCTGGCAGGGGTAGAGCCATGGAAGGTGGCGGAGAAGGTTTACGAAACCCAACCGCTCCCTCGGCTTCGGCTCCTGCCCTTGGTTTTAAAAACCTTGGAAGTTGCGGAGAATGGACGAGTTAGCTCGGTATTCGTCACGAAGAAAATGATGGAAGAAACCGAGGCTTCGGTGGCCTTGACCGAGGATTTCATCAACTTCCCCCGTTCCTTAAAAGGGGTAGACGTCGCCCTGTTCTTTCGCGAGGTTTCTCCAGTTAAATACCGGGTGAGCCTGCGATCGCGGGGGGGCGTAGATGTGGCCCGGATTGCTGCCGATTTCCAGGGCGGAGGGCATCCCAATGCCGCCGGTTGTACAGTGGAGGGAACCTTACCCGAGGTCAAGGCCAAAGTTCTGGAACGGGTGCAGGCTGCTCTTTGA
- the rpsO gene encoding 30S ribosomal protein S15 — protein MPLIPEKKKEIIEGFKVHPTDTGSPEVQIAILSERITYLTEHFKTHIKDHHSRRGLLKLVSQRRRLLDYLKVKDVERYRKVIQRLGIRK, from the coding sequence GTGCCATTAATACCAGAAAAGAAAAAGGAAATTATCGAGGGTTTTAAGGTCCATCCCACCGACACGGGGTCTCCCGAAGTTCAGATCGCTATCTTGAGCGAGCGAATCACTTATCTGACGGAGCACTTTAAAACGCATATCAAGGACCACCATTCCCGCCGGGGTCTGTTGAAACTGGTTAGCCAGAGGCGGCGCCTTCTCGACTACCTCAAAGTGAAGGATGTGGAGAGGTATCGCAAGGTAATTCAACGGCTGGGAATCCGCAAATAA
- a CDS encoding DedA family protein — protein MVAHLIAVLASFIIEVISSSGYLGVVLLMAIESACIPLPSEIIMPFSGYLVFRGDFELYRVGLAGAFGCVVGSIPAYYLGLYGGRPLVERYGKYVLISHRDLDLADRWFDRYGDWAIFFSRLLPVVRTFISFPAGVARMNFQRFVLYTLLGSFPWCLGLAYIGMKLGQNWDTLGVYFHRFDMVIGGLIVVGIAYYLWRHFKGRKG, from the coding sequence ATGGTTGCTCACTTGATTGCCGTTCTGGCTTCTTTCATCATCGAAGTCATTTCCTCTTCGGGCTATCTGGGAGTCGTCTTACTGATGGCCATTGAGAGCGCCTGCATTCCCCTTCCCTCGGAGATCATTATGCCCTTTTCTGGCTATTTGGTCTTTCGAGGGGATTTTGAATTATATCGGGTAGGGCTTGCCGGGGCTTTCGGCTGCGTTGTTGGATCCATCCCGGCGTATTATCTTGGCCTTTACGGCGGTCGGCCGCTGGTAGAACGCTACGGAAAATACGTCCTCATTTCCCACCGAGATTTAGACCTGGCGGACCGCTGGTTCGACCGCTACGGGGATTGGGCCATATTTTTCAGCCGCCTTCTCCCCGTGGTGCGCACCTTCATCTCTTTCCCGGCCGGAGTGGCCAGGATGAACTTCCAGCGGTTTGTCCTCTATACTCTCCTGGGTTCTTTTCCCTGGTGCCTGGGACTGGCGTACATCGGGATGAAATTAGGTCAGAATTGGGACACGCTGGGCGTATATTTCCACCGGTTTGACATGGTGATCGGCGGCCTTATCGTCGTTGGGATTGCCTATTACCTCTGGCGTCATTTCAAAGGAAGAAAGGGTTAG
- the pnp gene encoding polyribonucleotide nucleotidyltransferase, with protein sequence MGAIDERLEVRYTIGDKDFGFETGAVARQADGAVLVSFGETMVLVTATASKIIREGIDFFPLVVDYQEMAYAAGKIPGGFFKREGRPSEKEILTSRLIDRPLRPLFPKGFFNDVQIIATVLSVDQENDPDVLAICGASAALEISNIPFKGPVAAVRVGRVGGNWICNPTLSQVQEGDVSLVVAGSREAVVMVEGGGNELSEEDLLEAIFFGHQSLQPLLDLQEELKQKRIRLENEKRRAAGEPMMITIEKRPVPELSVDPVLGQRVLLGEEALRQRMRTAGQEKISQAFAIARKKARNEQLETVRQETLTSLLEEFPEKIREIKDYYEALEKFVSRQPVFLQNRRIDERALNEVRPIHIEIGWLPRTHGSARFSRGETQVSAVVTLGSADDEQKIDALSGETFKSFMLHYNFPPFSVGEVRMLRGPSRRDIGHGALAERSISRILPSNEKFPYTIRIVSEVLESNGSSSMATVCGASLALMDAGVPIKNPVAGIAMGLIKEGDKVAILTDIMGDEDHFGDMDFKVAGTKNGITGFQMDIKISGVTREILRQALAQAKEGREFILGKMANALATPRAELSIYAPRVLTLKIKPDKIREVIGPQGKVIRGIQAETGVKINIEDGGLVQIFSADMESANQAAQKIRQLTKEAEVGELYLGKVTSIARKPDGKEFGAFVEIFPGTDGLVHISQLAKERVNNVEDVLKEGDEVLVKVIGIDERGKIKLSRKEALGHPLPEKKNSNQQKQQPR encoded by the coding sequence ATGGGAGCAATCGATGAGCGCCTTGAAGTTCGTTATACTATCGGGGACAAAGATTTTGGGTTTGAGACGGGTGCTGTGGCCAGGCAAGCCGACGGGGCAGTGCTGGTCTCCTTCGGAGAAACCATGGTGCTGGTTACAGCCACGGCCTCCAAAATAATACGGGAGGGAATTGATTTCTTCCCTTTAGTGGTGGATTACCAAGAAATGGCTTATGCCGCCGGTAAGATTCCCGGAGGATTCTTCAAGCGCGAGGGACGTCCCAGTGAAAAAGAGATTCTCACTTCCCGACTGATCGATCGCCCCTTGCGCCCCCTCTTTCCCAAGGGTTTTTTCAATGACGTACAGATCATCGCCACGGTGCTTTCGGTGGATCAAGAAAACGATCCGGATGTTTTGGCGATTTGCGGTGCTTCGGCGGCCCTGGAGATTTCTAATATCCCCTTTAAGGGTCCGGTGGCCGCGGTTCGCGTAGGAAGAGTGGGTGGAAATTGGATCTGTAATCCCACCTTGAGCCAGGTCCAGGAAGGCGATGTCAGCTTGGTCGTTGCCGGAAGTCGAGAAGCAGTGGTCATGGTAGAAGGAGGAGGAAACGAACTCTCCGAAGAGGATCTTTTGGAAGCCATCTTCTTTGGCCACCAATCGCTTCAACCCCTTCTTGATCTGCAAGAGGAGCTAAAACAGAAACGGATCCGGCTGGAGAATGAGAAACGGAGAGCGGCCGGAGAACCGATGATGATAACCATAGAGAAAAGGCCGGTTCCGGAGCTTTCTGTCGACCCCGTCCTCGGGCAGCGGGTGCTTTTGGGCGAGGAAGCGCTCCGGCAGAGGATGCGCACTGCGGGGCAAGAAAAAATTAGCCAAGCCTTTGCCATCGCTCGCAAAAAGGCGCGTAACGAACAACTTGAAACTGTCCGCCAGGAGACGCTGACGTCTCTGTTGGAGGAATTTCCTGAAAAGATCCGGGAGATCAAGGATTATTATGAAGCGTTAGAAAAATTTGTTTCCCGCCAGCCGGTCTTCCTGCAGAATCGGCGGATCGATGAGCGGGCCCTCAATGAAGTTCGCCCCATCCATATTGAGATCGGGTGGCTTCCCCGAACCCACGGGTCTGCCAGATTTTCCCGGGGGGAGACCCAGGTTTCGGCCGTGGTCACCTTGGGTTCGGCCGATGATGAGCAGAAGATCGATGCCCTTAGCGGGGAAACTTTTAAATCCTTCATGCTCCATTATAATTTTCCGCCTTTCAGCGTTGGGGAAGTACGCATGTTGCGCGGCCCCAGCCGCAGGGACATCGGCCACGGGGCTCTGGCTGAGCGTTCCATTAGCCGCATCCTTCCCTCCAACGAAAAATTTCCTTATACGATCCGGATTGTTTCTGAGGTATTGGAGTCCAATGGATCCTCTTCCATGGCCACGGTGTGTGGGGCCTCCCTGGCCCTGATGGACGCAGGTGTTCCCATTAAAAACCCAGTAGCCGGAATTGCCATGGGATTGATCAAAGAAGGCGATAAGGTGGCCATCCTCACTGACATCATGGGCGACGAAGACCATTTCGGCGATATGGATTTTAAAGTGGCGGGGACGAAAAACGGCATTACCGGGTTCCAAATGGATATCAAAATCTCGGGCGTGACCCGGGAAATTCTCAGGCAAGCCCTCGCCCAGGCAAAAGAAGGAAGGGAATTTATCCTGGGAAAAATGGCCAACGCCCTGGCCACACCACGGGCTGAGCTTTCGATTTATGCCCCGCGGGTTCTCACCCTAAAAATCAAGCCGGACAAAATCCGCGAAGTCATCGGACCGCAAGGAAAGGTCATCCGGGGAATTCAGGCGGAAACCGGAGTAAAAATTAACATCGAGGATGGGGGTTTAGTCCAGATTTTCTCTGCCGATATGGAATCTGCCAACCAAGCAGCCCAAAAGATCCGGCAATTGACCAAAGAAGCAGAAGTCGGAGAACTCTACTTGGGGAAAGTGACCTCCATTGCCCGCAAACCCGACGGAAAAGAGTTCGGGGCCTTCGTAGAAATCTTTCCCGGAACCGACGGTTTAGTCCATATCTCTCAGCTGGCCAAGGAGAGAGTAAATAACGTCGAAGATGTACTCAAAGAAGGGGATGAAGTCTTGGTAAAGGTCATCGGTATCGATGAGCGGGGCAAGATCAAACTGAGCCGGAAGGAAGCCCTGGGGCATCCCTTACCAGAAAAAAAGAATAGCAATCAGCAAAAACAGCAACCACGCTGA
- the dut gene encoding dUTP diphosphatase: protein MLKIKVMRVQANQNRGISLPRYMTEHSAGMDLFAGLEEEVTLAPGERKLIPTGIALAIPAGYEGQVRPRSGLALRNGVTLVNTPGTIDADYRGEVGVLLINLGHQPFQVKPGDRIAQLVIAPVCRAVLEWADELDDTTRSEGGFGHTG from the coding sequence ATGCTCAAAATAAAGGTCATGAGAGTGCAGGCAAATCAAAACAGGGGAATTTCTCTTCCCCGGTACATGACGGAACATTCCGCGGGGATGGACCTCTTTGCCGGTTTGGAAGAAGAAGTGACTTTGGCCCCCGGCGAGCGTAAACTCATTCCAACGGGTATTGCCCTTGCTATTCCCGCGGGTTACGAAGGACAGGTTCGGCCTCGAAGCGGGCTGGCTTTGAGAAATGGGGTTACGTTGGTGAATACGCCCGGAACGATCGATGCGGACTACCGGGGGGAAGTAGGAGTGCTGCTGATCAATCTGGGCCACCAGCCCTTCCAGGTTAAGCCGGGGGACCGGATCGCTCAGTTGGTCATCGCTCCAGTATGCCGAGCCGTCTTAGAATGGGCCGATGAACTTGATGACACAACCCGGAGCGAAGGAGGTTTTGGACACACGGGGTAG
- a CDS encoding pitrilysin family protein yields the protein MVQKTVLPNGIQVVTEEIPSVHSVSVGIWVEAGSRDERSEENGISHFIEHMLFKGTQRRSARQIAKEIDAVGGILNAFTSKEFSSFYAKVMAEHLPVALDLLFDLYLNSLFAAEELEKERQVIVQEINMVEDTPDEYIHDLFSQSFWPHHPLGLPILGRLNTISRMDRRTLKGFFLKHYLQIPPIIVAAGKLKHEDLLRPVQEALRKIRPRPKERKIHPPRPHPQIQVKNKQLEQVHLLLGTQGFSVVHPRRYAFTILNTILGGGMSSRLFQEVREKRGLAYSVYSFASSFVDSGLLGVYVGTGDHTLNRVLQVILREMKRLAENSIRPKELRSAKEQLKGNLLLSLESTDSRMSRLAKNEIFFHRFVSTEEIIEGIEKVSAEEIGSLAQEIFRPDSFSLTVLGPVTEKTIPKTLLAA from the coding sequence ATGGTCCAAAAAACTGTTTTACCCAACGGAATTCAGGTGGTCACCGAGGAAATTCCTAGTGTCCATTCGGTTTCTGTCGGGATCTGGGTTGAGGCCGGGTCGCGCGATGAGCGTAGCGAAGAGAATGGAATTTCCCATTTCATCGAGCACATGCTCTTCAAGGGCACCCAGCGCCGGTCGGCGCGGCAGATTGCCAAAGAAATCGATGCGGTGGGGGGAATCCTCAACGCCTTCACCAGCAAAGAATTTTCCAGCTTTTACGCCAAAGTTATGGCCGAGCATCTTCCGGTCGCCTTGGATCTGCTGTTCGACCTTTACCTCAACTCCCTTTTTGCTGCCGAGGAGTTGGAGAAAGAACGCCAGGTCATCGTTCAGGAAATCAACATGGTCGAGGATACTCCGGATGAATACATTCACGACTTATTCAGCCAATCCTTCTGGCCCCACCATCCCCTGGGGCTTCCTATCCTGGGACGGTTGAACACCATCTCCCGAATGGACCGCCGGACGCTCAAGGGTTTTTTCCTTAAGCACTACCTGCAAATTCCGCCCATTATCGTGGCTGCCGGCAAGTTAAAACATGAAGACCTACTCCGGCCTGTACAGGAGGCCCTAAGGAAAATCCGGCCGCGGCCTAAAGAAAGGAAAATCCACCCTCCCCGCCCCCATCCCCAGATTCAGGTGAAAAATAAGCAGTTGGAACAGGTTCATCTGCTGCTGGGGACTCAAGGGTTTTCTGTGGTCCACCCCCGGCGTTACGCTTTCACGATTTTAAATACCATCTTGGGAGGAGGAATGAGTTCCCGGTTGTTCCAGGAGGTGCGGGAAAAAAGGGGCCTGGCCTACTCGGTCTACTCTTTCGCTTCCTCTTTCGTGGACAGCGGCCTGTTGGGGGTCTATGTGGGAACAGGGGATCATACCCTCAATCGGGTATTGCAGGTCATCCTACGGGAGATGAAGAGGTTGGCCGAAAATTCCATCAGGCCCAAAGAGCTTCGTTCGGCCAAAGAACAGCTGAAAGGCAATCTTCTTTTGAGCCTGGAAAGTACGGACAGCCGCATGAGCCGTCTGGCTAAAAACGAAATATTTTTTCATCGCTTTGTCAGTACCGAGGAGATCATCGAAGGTATCGAGAAAGTTTCGGCTGAGGAAATCGGTTCGCTGGCCCAAGAGATTTTTCGGCCGGATTCTTTTTCTCTGACCGTGTTAGGTCCGGTCACCGAAAAAACCATTCCGAAAACCCTTTTGGCCGCCTAA